CGAGCCGCCAGGGCGAGTTCAGGGCCAAGTACGTGCCGTTCAACTCGGGGTTCGACTCGCCCGAGTCGTACTCGCTCGACGAGATCGTGTACCGGAGCAGCTCCGGGGGGCTGCTGGACGTGCAGCATGACATCGACGCGCTGAGGAGGTACGACGGCGCGTACTGGCGCGCGCTGTTCGACTCGCGCGTGGGGAAGACCACGTGGCCGTACGGATCCGGCGTGTGGAGCAAGAAGGAGTGGGTGCTACCGGGGATCGACCCAGACGATATCGTCTCGGCGTTCGAGGGAAACTCGAACCTCTTCTGGGCTGAGCGTTTCGGCAAACAGTTTCTGGGCATGAACGATTTGTGGGTTAAGCACTGTGGAATCAGTCATACTGGTAGCTTCAAGGACCTGGGCATGACGGTCCTGGTCAGCCAAGTGAACCGCCTCCGGAAGCTCAATCGACAAGTCGTCGGAGTGGGCTGTGCCTCGACCGGAGATACGTCCGCCGCGCTCTCGGCCTACTGCGCGGCCGCGGGTATCCCCTCGATCGTCTTTTTGCCGGCTAACAAGATCTCCCTCGCGCAATTGGTCCAGCCAATCGCCAACGGAGCGTTCGTGTTGAGCATCGACACGGACTTCGATGGGTGCATGAAGCTGATTCGCGAGGTCACCTCCGAATTGCCCATCTACTTGGCAAACTCGCTGAATAGTTTGCGGTTGGAGGGCCAGAAGACGGCGGCGATAGAGATTCTGCAACAATTCAACTGGGAAGTGCCCGATTGGGTCATCGTGCCCGGTGGCAACCTGGGGAATATCTACGCTTTCTACAAGGGGTTCAAAATGTGCGAAGAATTGGGTCTCGTGGATCGGATTCCAAGGCTCGTGTGCGCTCAGGCCAAGAACGCGAACCCACTTTACTTGTACTACAAGTCAGGGTGGAAGGAGTTCAAGCCAACGAAGGCGAACACGACCTTCGCGAGCGCTATACAGATCGGAGACCCGGTATCGATCGACAGAGCCGTGTATGCGCTCAAGAACTCAAATGGGATCGTCGAGGAGGCGACGGAGGAGGAACTCATGGACGCAATGGCGCAAGCGGACTCGACGGGGATGTTCATATGTCCGCATACTGGGGTGGCTTTGACGGCGCTGATTAAGCTCAGGCGTAG
The Alnus glutinosa chromosome 14, dhAlnGlut1.1, whole genome shotgun sequence genome window above contains:
- the LOC133856879 gene encoding threonine synthase 1, chloroplastic, whose translation is MASASVFHSPLPSFSPKSKRFYRSGTKHRPSPTVISCTSSTFDPKPSALKTRRAADENIKDEARRQREDSSRQGEFRAKYVPFNSGFDSPESYSLDEIVYRSSSGGLLDVQHDIDALRRYDGAYWRALFDSRVGKTTWPYGSGVWSKKEWVLPGIDPDDIVSAFEGNSNLFWAERFGKQFLGMNDLWVKHCGISHTGSFKDLGMTVLVSQVNRLRKLNRQVVGVGCASTGDTSAALSAYCAAAGIPSIVFLPANKISLAQLVQPIANGAFVLSIDTDFDGCMKLIREVTSELPIYLANSLNSLRLEGQKTAAIEILQQFNWEVPDWVIVPGGNLGNIYAFYKGFKMCEELGLVDRIPRLVCAQAKNANPLYLYYKSGWKEFKPTKANTTFASAIQIGDPVSIDRAVYALKNSNGIVEEATEEELMDAMAQADSTGMFICPHTGVALTALIKLRRSGVIAPTDRTVVVSTAHGLKFTQAKIDYHSKAIKDMECRFANPPVQVKADFGTVMDVLNNYLLNAPR